A genomic window from Anas platyrhynchos isolate ZD024472 breed Pekin duck chromosome 13, IASCAAS_PekinDuck_T2T, whole genome shotgun sequence includes:
- the LOC140003579 gene encoding PHD finger protein 7-like, whose protein sequence is MSARNENAPDSRERACMLCGRVDVDVNVCGHTYERGGLCAHLCCMFFASELYRLGLVTEGMEGILIDDVWRAIWQASEKQCFVCGERGATITCTVRGCERCFHLPCASEGECVTQYCGQYRSFCSEHRPQQAAQAAPEQGTTCIICMEPVGDSTSYHTMVCPTCNHAWFHRRCIQGHAMCAGILCFQCPICRDKIPFCLEMYRMGIRIPVRPPTWEDNDAFASQRERHQRCDASECLYPRGREQAEVHGPWQLLLCRSCAAEGTHRRCSNLTNRAGTWECASCAGVNNGKTHRPHAAGLQGLRAALPESL, encoded by the exons ATGTCTGCAAGGAACGAGAATGCTCCCGACTCGAGGGAGCGAG cATGCATGCTGTGTGGCCGGGTAGATGTCGACGTGAATGTCTGCGGCCATACATATGAAAGGGGTGGGCTCTGTGCCCACTTATGTTGCATG TTTTTTGCGAGTGAACTTTATCGGCTAGGACTCGTAACAGAGGGAATGGAAGGAATTTTAATAGACGATGTATGGCGAGCAATATGGCAGGCATCCGAGAAG CAATGCTTCGTCTGTGGCGAGCGAGGGGCCACCATCACCTGCACGGTGAGAGGCTGTGAACGCTGCTTCCATCTCCCCTGCGCCTCAGAGGGAGAATGCGTCACCCAATACTGCGGGCAGTACAG gtccttctgctCGGAGCACCGCCCGCAGCAGGCAGCGCAGGCAGCTCCAGAGCAGGGCACCACCTGCATCATCTGCATGGAGCCTGTGGGGGACAGCACGTCCTACCACACCATGGTGTGCCCAACCTGCAATCACGCCTGGTTCCACCGGCGCTGCATCCAG GGACACGCCATGTGTGCAGGCATTCTCTGCTTCCAGTGCCCCATCTGCAGAGACAAGATACCGTTTTGTCTAGAGATGTACCGCATGGGGATCCGAATCCCAGTCAG ACCACCAACCTGGGAGGACAACGACGCCTTTGCATCACAGCGTGAGAGGCACCAGCGCTGTGATGCCAGCGAATGCCTTTACCcacgaggcagggagcaggcagaagTACACGG GCCCTGGCAGCTGCTCCTGTGCCGCTCCTGTGCTGCCGAAGGCACCCACCGGCGCTGCTCCAACTTGACCAACAGAGCAGGCACCTGGGAGTGTGCCAGCTGCGCTGGCGTGAACAACGGTAAGACGCACAGGCCGcatgctgctgggctgcaggggctcaGGGCAGCCTTGCCAGAGTCTCTCTGA